One Vanacampus margaritifer isolate UIUO_Vmar chromosome 20, RoL_Vmar_1.0, whole genome shotgun sequence DNA window includes the following coding sequences:
- the LOC144039980 gene encoding receptor-type tyrosine-protein kinase FLT3-like, giving the protein MFMHSQMIAVVLLLSAVGVHCCNGIAAAENCKPSGEVECFHPAAHLNASAPFRLEVAAGKRLVISLEGLHGCSECSLSRGSHAVLATNGSSSMVLPELSDEDSGQYKLRCGAELSSVFALHVATKRPTKPRLTLVRVDDAMSSPHFKCTSEGVPQPILRWSGMQDKAVAGAGRAESTITSVGFTNKQVMCCASNTQGRECSQLYDYDLESDLLKKEEISSVILSPGQPLLLRCRIQRRRQRWAMWEKDGQRLTSSALACPAKIKEEMCIRNDTHGKDWMAYLFVDSVDASHGGTYACRNQDDASKSVNVRVQAEDSLSVKLVTRKILPAEEASTACLQAPVFYHPVLQHCVWETPDGDVSKCVTEDWVTTHSAVKLCGGIKSGEYKLYVEAGGQNRSKSVSVCVVDEPKFKFHVINHNKSISLQTASAVPANYTWMLCFSGNESCEGQSHWKEVPDARQAAEWCRKTIESSTSRNVPDGHYLKFCLANSVGSWCKAPHLEFYHPPSLQTSKDVLDENDRNTALKVSSAILVVGLLTVSAALMYFVKKKKPQYQPQLQMIQMVGPNDNDYIYINFKDFQYEQKWEFPRENLELGKELGSGAFGMVVQATAYGIKKAGVSQQVAVKMLKEKHQEVEKEALMSELKMLTHIGSHANVVNLLGACTGSGPIYLIFQYCCHGDLLNYLKNSSERYHKSAVDAFNLDRDNSLYRNLKNSTIMQAGTLDNYIPMHPASTGGQEDVGLLCPSLDDEDCVEDPENCDNGQTDDLKALTFDDLLSFAVQVAKGMDFLSSKNCIHRDLAARNVLVTKGRRVKIADFGLARDIDNDSNYVVRGNVRLPVKWMAPESIFQGMYAMKSDVWAYGILLWEIFSLGVTPYPGVKVDHGFYSMIQRGFKMECPYYADESVYEIMCKCWALDPGDRPSFSKLVSFMSEHLTDSEEKLYHNTINQTSSDYQNASAVLDTFEGKIKLDEKTTKDVQ; this is encoded by the exons ATGTTCATGCACAGTCAAATGATTGCGG TTGTTCTGCTGCTGAGTGCCGTCGGCGTGCATTGCTGCAACGGCATCGCAGCCGCGGAGAACTGCAAACCAAGTGGCGAG GTGGAGTGTTTCCACCCAGCGGCGCACCTGAATGCATCCGCTCCATTCCGTTTGGAGGTGGCTGCGGGTAAGAGACTGGTCATCTCCTTGGAGGGACTCCATGGATGCAGCGAGTGCAGTTTGAGCAGAGGATCGCATGCCGTACTAGCGAC AAATGGCAGCTCCTCCATGGTCTTGCCAGAACTTTCTGATGAAGATTCTGGGCAGTACAAACTCAGATGTGGGGCTGAGTTGTCATCGGTCTTTGCTCTACATGTCGCCACAA AACGTCCCACAAAACCTCGCCTGACGCTGGTCCGCGTTGACGATGCAATGAGCTCCCCGCATTTTAAGTGTACGTCTGAGGGTGTCCCGCAGCCTATTCTGAGGTGGTCAgg AATGCAAGATAAAGCAGTAGCAGGTGCGGGAAGAGCCGAAAGCACAATCACCAGCGTTGGgttcacaaacaaacaagtgatGTGTTGTGCTAGTAACACCCAAGGGCGAGAATGTTCGCAACTCTACGACTACG ACTTAGAGAGTGACCTGTTGAAGAAGGAAGAAATCTCCAGCGTGATTTTGAGTCCCGGGCAGCCTCTCCTGCTTCGCTGCAGGATCCAACGCAGGAGGCAGCGATGGGCAATGTGGGAAAAAGACGGCCAACGGTTGACGTCCAGCGCATTAGCGTGCCCTGCAAAAATCAAGGAGGAG ATGTGCATCCGAAATGACACGCATGGGAAAGACTGGATGGCTTACTTGTTCGTCGACTCGGTGGACGCCAGCCACGGCGGCACGTACGCCTGCAGGAATCAAGACGACGCCAGCAAGTCCGTTAACGTCAGAGTTCAGG CGGAAGATTCCCTCTCAGTGAAGTTGGTCACAAGAAAAATTCTCCCAGCTGAGGAGGCATCCACAGCATGTTTACAAGCGCCCGTGTTTTACCACCCTGTGCTGCAGCACTGCGTATGGGAGACGCCTGACGGCGACGTGTCCAAATGCGTCACGGAGGACTGGGTCACAACGCACAG CGCGGTGAAGCTGTGCGGTGGAATTAAATCAGGAGAATACAAGCTATACGTGGAGGCGGGTGGACAAAACAGAAGCAAGTCCGTCTCTGTTTGTGTTGTAG ACGAACCAAAATTCAAATTCCACGTCATCAACCACAACAAAAGCATCAGCCTCCAGACAGCCAGCGCCGTGCCGGCAAATTACACATGGATGCTTTGTTTTTCCGGCAACGAAAG CTGCGAGGGTCAATCCCACTGGAAAGAGGTCCCGGACGCCCGGCAAGCCGCCGAATGGTGCCGGAAAACCATCGAGAGCTCGACCAGTCGAAATGTGCCGGATGGACACTACTTGAAATTTTGCCTGGCAAACTCAGTCGGCTCCTGGTGCAAGGCCCCGCACCTGGAGTTCTACCACCCGCCTTCCCTGCAGACCTCCAAAGATGTCCTGGACGAGAACGACAGAAACACGGCGCTGAAAGTTAGCAGCGCGATCCTCGTGGTTGGTTTGCTGACCGTCAGCGCGGCGCTCATGTACTTCGTCAAAAAGAAG AAACCCCAGTATCAGCCCCAGCTGCAGATGATCCAGATGGTGGGCCCCAATGATAACGATTACATCTACATTAACTTCAAAGACTTTCAGTACGAACAAAAATGGGAGTTTCCCAGGGAGAACTTGGAGTTAG GGAAAGAACTGGGCTCCGGTGCGTTCGGCATGGTGGTGCAGGCCACGGCGTACGGCATCAAGAAGGCCGGCGTGTCGCAGCAGGTGGCCGTCAAGATGCTTAAAG AGAAACACCAGGAAGTGGAGAAAGAGGCGCTGATGTCCGAACTCAAGATGCTCACGCATATCGGTAGCCACGCTAACGTCGTTAACTTGCTCGGAGCATGCACGGGATCAG GCCCCATATATCTGATATTCCAGtactgttgccatggcgacttGCTAAACTACCTGAAGAACAGCAGCGAGCGCTACCACAAGTCAGCAGTGGACGCCTTCAACTTGGACCGCGACAATAGCCTCTATCGCAACCTCAAAAATTCAACTAT CATGCAGGCGGGCACTTTGGACAACTACATCCCAATGCACCCTGCCTCCACCGGGGGACAAGAGGACGTCGGCCTCCTCTGTCCCAGCTTGGACGACGAGGACTGTGTTGAAG ACCCGGAGAACTGTGACAACGGACAGACGGACGACCTCAAGGCCCTGACTTTTGATGACCTGTTGAGCTTTGCTGTCCAAGTGGCCAAAGGCATGGACTTCCTTTCCTCTAAAAAT TGTATCCATCGTGACCTGGCGGCTCGCAACGTGCTGGTGACCAAAGGCCGACGGGTGAAAATCGCTGACTTCGGATTGGCGCGGGACATCGACAACGATTCCAACTACGTCGTGAGAGGAAAC GTGCGTTTGCCCGTGAAGTGGATGGCGCCGGAGAGCATCTTCCAGGGGATGTACGCCATGAAGAGTGACGTGTGGGCGTACGGCATCCTCCTGTGGGAGATATTCTCTCTGGGCGTCACCCCGTACCCGGGCGTGAAAGTGGATCACGGGTTCTATTCCATGATTCAGAGAGGATTCAAGATGGAGTGTCCTTACTACGCTGACGAGTCTGT GTACGAGATCATGTGCAAATGCTGGGCCCTGGACCCCGGCGACCGACCCTCTTTCTCCAAATTGGTGAGCTTCATGTCGGAACATCTGACCGACAGTGAGGAGAAG CTCTATCACAACACCATCAACCAGACATCGAGCGACTACCAGAACGCGTCAGCAGTTTTGGATACTTTCGAGGGCAAGATAAAGTTGGATGAAAAAACAACCAAAGATGTCCAGTGA